Proteins co-encoded in one Bacillus paramycoides genomic window:
- the malS gene encoding oxaloacetate-decarboxylating malate dehydrogenase produces the protein MSKFTVASNGSLETTLRGVEVLSTPLLNKGVAFTQEEREELGLKGLLPPAVLTLEEQARRAYEQFCSQPDDLLKNVYLTALHDRNEVLFYRILTDHLREMLPIVYTPTVGVAIQRYSHEYRKPRGVYLSINDPSGIEEAFANIGATAENIDLVVVTDGEGILGIGDWGVGGINIAIGKLAVYTAAVGIDPSRVLPVILDVGTNREELLNNPFYIGNRHPRITGEAYDEFIDTFVQAVSKQFPKALLHWEDFSSRNARKILDKYRHDICTFNDDIQGTGAVSLAAVLSAVKASGVPLSEHRVVVFGAGTAGIGIADQVRDAMVRVGVSEEESYKRFWCIDRNGLVTDNMEDLLDFQMLYARKAAEVSEWKQNDVIGLTEVVKHVKPTILIGTSTVAGAFKEEIVKEMASHVERPIILPMSNPTPLAEAKPADLIEWTEGRALVATGSPFEPVTYNGVTYVIGQSNNALIFPGLGLGTIVVRASVMTDGMFAAAAEAVASMVDTSQPGAPILPEVEELRNISEMVAIEVAKVAVAEGVARENLSDNDIKIAVKEAIWEPEYRQIKAVEKVRI, from the coding sequence ATGAGTAAGTTTACAGTAGCTTCTAATGGTTCATTAGAAACGACATTAAGAGGAGTAGAAGTATTATCAACACCACTTTTAAATAAAGGGGTCGCTTTCACGCAAGAAGAAAGAGAAGAATTAGGTTTAAAAGGGTTATTACCCCCAGCAGTTTTAACACTAGAAGAACAAGCACGCCGAGCATACGAACAATTTTGTTCTCAGCCGGATGATTTATTAAAGAATGTATACTTAACGGCGTTACATGATCGAAATGAAGTATTATTTTATCGTATTTTAACAGATCACTTGCGCGAAATGTTACCAATCGTATATACACCAACAGTCGGTGTAGCGATTCAAAGATACAGTCATGAATACCGTAAACCACGTGGTGTGTATTTATCAATTAACGATCCGTCAGGTATTGAAGAAGCATTTGCAAATATCGGTGCAACAGCAGAAAATATTGATTTGGTCGTTGTAACAGATGGAGAAGGCATACTTGGAATTGGTGACTGGGGCGTTGGTGGTATAAACATCGCCATCGGAAAATTAGCTGTTTATACGGCCGCGGTTGGAATCGATCCTAGTCGTGTATTACCGGTAATTCTAGACGTAGGTACAAATCGTGAAGAACTATTAAACAATCCATTTTACATTGGAAATCGTCACCCTCGTATAACTGGTGAAGCTTACGATGAGTTTATTGATACGTTTGTACAAGCGGTAAGTAAGCAATTCCCGAAAGCACTTTTACATTGGGAAGACTTTAGTTCTCGAAATGCACGAAAAATTCTAGATAAATATCGTCATGACATTTGTACATTTAATGATGATATTCAAGGTACAGGTGCAGTTTCACTTGCTGCTGTGTTATCGGCAGTGAAAGCTTCGGGTGTACCACTAAGTGAACACCGCGTTGTTGTATTTGGTGCTGGAACGGCTGGAATCGGTATCGCAGATCAAGTTAGAGATGCAATGGTCCGCGTAGGTGTATCAGAAGAAGAATCGTATAAGCGTTTCTGGTGTATTGATCGTAACGGATTAGTTACAGATAATATGGAAGATCTTCTTGATTTCCAAATGCTGTATGCAAGAAAAGCAGCGGAAGTAAGTGAGTGGAAACAAAATGATGTGATCGGACTTACTGAAGTTGTGAAACATGTAAAACCGACAATTTTAATTGGTACATCAACTGTTGCAGGCGCATTTAAAGAAGAGATTGTTAAAGAAATGGCTTCTCACGTAGAAAGACCGATCATTTTACCGATGTCGAATCCGACGCCACTTGCGGAAGCGAAACCAGCTGATTTAATTGAGTGGACAGAAGGAAGAGCATTAGTTGCAACAGGAAGTCCATTTGAACCAGTTACATACAACGGTGTAACGTATGTGATTGGACAATCAAATAACGCACTTATTTTCCCAGGTCTTGGTCTTGGAACAATTGTCGTACGTGCAAGCGTCATGACGGATGGAATGTTTGCAGCAGCAGCTGAAGCAGTTGCAAGCATGGTAGATACAAGTCAGCCAGGAGCACCTATTTTACCAGAAGTTGAAGAGTTACGTAATATCTCGGAAATGGTTGCAATTGAAGTAGCGAAAGTTGCTGTTGCAGAAGGTGTAGCTAGAGAGAACTTAAGTGATAACGATATCAAGATTGCAGTGAAAGAAGCAATCTGGGAGCCGGAGTATCGCCAAATAAAAGCGGTAGAAAAGGTTAGAATATAG
- a CDS encoding sensor histidine kinase has translation MAALNWNQLWKKDISLLIILMVVVPIAGELNFHPFNDTFRVSFGTPLFFFLLLFLRRIPAAAAGILVGICVVLFRVCLDWVMQGSFHMTESFYLRYPVFFYYFIYGSLFSLCRVNKFHQRPIVIGCLGITIEIIASMSELAIYHMVVLGTTIIVSELNKLIIIAIFRSFFALGFLNMMNLYETKLKESQVRKENEKMLMHLSNLYVESVHLKKTLQNAELITQEAYQLYRNLQANNDSSSKTALKIAGEVHEIKKDNQRIFAGLSKLLLDKNVAEYVEGHELTEMIVRINEKYAEMLEKDIRFSKHIEGEHAAYHVYTVLSIFNNLVANAVEAIEDRGLIHIKLYKRGQHVIFEVIDDGPGIAQKYKKLVFKPGFTSKYDQTGTPSTGIGLSYIREMVTELGGEVRLEDNETGTGCKFIVCLPECSLKQEGE, from the coding sequence GTGGCAGCTTTGAATTGGAATCAATTATGGAAGAAAGATATTTCCCTTTTAATTATATTAATGGTTGTTGTTCCGATTGCTGGAGAGCTTAATTTTCATCCTTTTAATGATACGTTTCGCGTTAGCTTTGGGACACCGCTTTTCTTCTTTTTATTACTATTTTTAAGAAGAATACCAGCAGCGGCTGCAGGTATTCTTGTCGGTATATGTGTTGTTTTATTCCGCGTATGTCTTGACTGGGTCATGCAAGGTTCATTTCATATGACAGAATCATTTTATTTGCGTTATCCTGTGTTTTTTTACTATTTTATTTATGGAAGTCTTTTTTCCCTTTGTCGGGTGAATAAGTTTCATCAGAGACCAATCGTTATTGGATGCCTTGGAATTACAATTGAAATTATCGCAAGTATGTCTGAACTAGCGATTTATCATATGGTCGTGCTCGGTACAACGATAATAGTTTCTGAATTAAATAAACTTATTATTATTGCTATTTTCCGTAGTTTCTTTGCACTAGGCTTTTTAAATATGATGAATTTATATGAAACGAAATTAAAAGAATCACAAGTCCGAAAAGAAAATGAAAAAATGTTAATGCACCTTTCGAATTTATATGTAGAATCTGTTCATTTGAAAAAAACGTTACAAAATGCAGAATTGATTACACAAGAAGCATATCAACTCTATCGAAACTTACAAGCAAACAATGATTCCAGTAGTAAAACAGCATTGAAAATAGCGGGAGAAGTGCACGAAATAAAAAAAGATAATCAAAGAATTTTTGCAGGATTATCTAAACTGTTATTAGATAAAAATGTGGCTGAGTATGTAGAAGGTCATGAGCTTACAGAAATGATTGTAAGAATAAATGAGAAATATGCTGAAATGCTAGAGAAAGATATACGTTTTTCTAAACATATAGAAGGTGAACACGCTGCATATCATGTGTATACAGTGCTATCAATCTTTAATAACTTAGTCGCGAATGCAGTTGAAGCTATTGAAGATAGAGGTCTCATTCATATTAAGTTATATAAACGAGGACAACATGTAATCTTTGAAGTAATTGACGATGGCCCTGGTATTGCACAAAAATATAAGAAGTTAGTATTTAAGCCCGGGTTTACTTCAAAGTATGATCAAACGGGAACCCCGTCAACAGGCATTGGACTTTCTTACATACGCGAAATGGTAACAGAGCTTGGCGGAGAAGTAAGGCTAGAAGATAATGAAACTGGAACAGGGTGTAAGTTTATCGTTTGTTTACCGGAGTGCAGTTTAAAGCAGGAAGGGGAATAG
- a CDS encoding response regulator produces the protein MFYYIVDDDEVFRSMLSQIIEDGDLGEVIGESEDGAFVEAEQLNYKKVDILFIDLLMPMRDGIETVRHIASSFTGKIIMISQVESKQLIGEAYTLGVEYYITKPLNKIEVVSVVRKVIERIRLERSIYDIQKSLNNVFQWEKPQMRSEAVQEGKKISDSGRFLLAELGIAGENGSKDLLSMLEYLYGQEKAQAFEFGFPALKDIFHQITLKKLDNMASDADIDKERKASEQRVRRAIYQSLNHLASLGLTDFSNPKFESYAPKFFDFTVVRRRMTEMTKDEIATSGHIRINTKKFIQVLYFEAKRLMEIE, from the coding sequence TTGTTTTATTATATCGTAGATGATGATGAAGTTTTCCGTTCGATGCTTTCACAAATTATTGAGGATGGCGATCTTGGGGAAGTAATTGGAGAATCGGAAGACGGAGCTTTTGTTGAAGCAGAACAGCTAAATTATAAAAAAGTGGATATTTTATTTATTGATTTACTCATGCCGATGAGAGATGGCATTGAAACAGTTCGCCATATAGCGTCTTCATTTACTGGGAAAATTATTATGATTTCTCAAGTTGAATCGAAACAGCTCATCGGCGAGGCGTATACACTTGGTGTGGAATATTATATTACAAAACCACTAAACAAAATAGAAGTAGTATCTGTTGTACGAAAAGTGATAGAGCGTATTCGTTTGGAACGCTCTATATATGACATTCAAAAATCATTAAATAATGTGTTTCAGTGGGAAAAGCCGCAAATGCGTAGTGAAGCAGTGCAAGAAGGGAAAAAGATATCAGATTCTGGACGCTTCTTACTAGCAGAACTTGGTATTGCGGGAGAGAACGGAAGTAAAGATTTACTTAGTATGTTGGAATATTTATATGGGCAAGAAAAGGCGCAAGCATTTGAATTCGGATTCCCTGCATTAAAAGATATTTTTCACCAAATAACATTAAAAAAATTAGATAATATGGCTTCAGATGCAGATATAGATAAGGAAAGAAAAGCATCTGAACAACGTGTAAGAAGAGCGATTTATCAATCGTTGAATCATTTAGCTTCCCTCGGACTAACAGACTTTTCAAATCCGAAATTTGAAAGCTATGCTCCGAAGTTTTTTGATTTCACTGTAGTTAGAAGACGGATGACAGAAATGACAAAGGATGAAATAGCGACTTCTGGACATATACGAATTAATACGAAGAAATTTATTCAGGTGCTGTATTTTGAAGCGAAACGGTTGATGGAGATCGAGTGA
- a CDS encoding aspartate kinase, with protein sequence METIVQKFGGTSVGSVERIQHVANLIIEEYERGHSIVSVVSAMGKSTDELVALANAISENPSKREMDMLLSTGEQVTISLLTMALQAKGYNAISLTGWQAGITTESVHSSARITDIHTDRIQSYLTEGTIVIVAGFQGMNENHEITTLGRGGSDTTAVALAAALKAKKCDIYTDVTGVYTTDPRVVKDAYKLDEISYDEMLELANLGAGVLHPRAVEFAKNHNVMLEVRSSMEQDNGTIVKGECNMEQQSIVKGIAFEDNITRVTMKGLEQGALSTVFSTLAAAHINVDIIIQSITNEGTVHLSFSIHSNDLRETLEVLEQNQETLHYESVEYENHLAKVSIVGSGMVSNPGVAANMFTTLKEENIHIKMVSTSEIKVSVVIDRLHLVTGVEALHQSFMVKIEPLVQMS encoded by the coding sequence ATGGAAACGATTGTACAAAAATTTGGTGGCACTTCTGTTGGAAGCGTCGAGCGCATTCAACATGTAGCAAATTTAATTATTGAAGAATATGAACGAGGACATAGTATCGTCTCTGTCGTTTCAGCAATGGGAAAGAGTACAGATGAACTTGTCGCACTTGCTAACGCGATTTCAGAAAATCCGAGTAAACGCGAAATGGATATGCTTCTATCGACAGGAGAGCAAGTGACTATTTCCTTATTAACGATGGCACTACAAGCAAAAGGTTATAACGCGATTTCATTAACAGGATGGCAGGCTGGTATTACGACAGAATCTGTACATAGTAGTGCACGGATTACTGACATTCATACAGATCGAATTCAATCTTATCTTACTGAAGGTACGATTGTTATTGTAGCTGGATTCCAAGGAATGAATGAAAATCATGAAATTACAACACTTGGACGGGGTGGTTCTGATACAACTGCTGTTGCATTAGCTGCTGCACTGAAAGCAAAAAAATGTGATATTTACACAGATGTGACCGGCGTATATACGACAGATCCACGAGTTGTAAAAGATGCTTATAAATTAGATGAAATTTCTTATGACGAAATGTTAGAACTTGCAAACCTCGGTGCTGGTGTATTACACCCGCGTGCTGTTGAGTTTGCTAAAAATCACAATGTCATGTTAGAAGTTCGCTCAAGTATGGAACAAGACAATGGAACAATTGTAAAAGGAGAATGTAACATGGAACAACAATCAATCGTTAAAGGTATTGCATTTGAAGATAATATTACACGCGTCACAATGAAAGGATTAGAACAAGGTGCACTTTCAACAGTTTTCTCTACATTAGCAGCGGCACATATTAATGTAGATATCATCATCCAAAGTATTACAAATGAAGGAACTGTTCACCTCTCCTTCTCCATCCATTCTAATGATTTAAGAGAAACATTAGAGGTATTAGAACAAAATCAAGAAACACTTCACTATGAATCTGTAGAATATGAAAATCATTTAGCAAAAGTATCAATTGTAGGATCTGGTATGGTCTCTAATCCAGGTGTTGCTGCGAATATGTTCACTACTTTAAAAGAAGAAAATATTCATATTAAAATGGTAAGTACATCAGAAATTAAAGTGTCTGTCGTTATTGACCGCCTTCATTTAGTAACAGGTGTCGAGGCGCTACATCAATCATTTATGGTGAAAATTGAGCCTTTAGTGCAGATGAGTTAA
- a CDS encoding SNF2 helicase associated domain-containing protein has protein sequence MSFTLNKSIIKEVCGETSYKRGEAYYKSNKVIVNHYDETNEICEATVKGNEDFHVTLEKAKKGDVVARCSCPSLASFQTYCQHVAAVLIQINDNQQTGGMGPVSSRNDQLTNGMFQLFADKPLRPKSKQHRFDTREILDVAFICSPVATKSGGALLGIQLKLAQTYFINHIREFLSKVEKRETFHCSNEFTYTPDVHSFKQETDAIIQQLIKIYHNEKMYEDALEVHAKQDESMIFIPPASWRDILSLLSKVEHVHLKQNEKLFHGLQISKGLLPLHFEFTKGNNGGFTLHIDGLNRVQVMEMYNYALYDGKLYHLPMEDCMRLIELQKMMSRSNSNQFYIPENKMEHFVAKVVPGLMKLGTVRIDEVISDRVETPSLKAKLYLDRVKNRLLAGLEFHYGNVMINPLEEDGQPSVFNRDEKKEKEILDIMSESAFAKTEGGYFMHNEEAEYNFLYHVVPTLKGLVDIYATTAIKLRIHKGDTAPLIRVRRKERIDWLSFRFDIKGIPEAEIKGVLVALEEKRKYYRLANGSLLSLESKEFNEINQFVKESGIRKEFLHGEEVNVPLIRSVKWMNGLHEGNVLSLDESVQDLVESIQNPKKLKFTVSPTLHAVMREYQVYGFEWMKTLAYYRFGGILADDMGLGKTLQSIAFIDSVLPEIREKKLPILVVSPSSLVYNWFSELKKFAPHIRAVIADGNQTERRKILKNVAEFDVVITSYPLLRRDIRSYARPFHTLFLDEAQAFKNPTTQTARAVKTIQAEYRFGLTGTPVENSLEELWSIFHVVFPELLPGRKEFGDLRREDIAKRVKPFVLRRLKEDVLQELPDKIEHLQSSELLPDQKRLYAAYLAKLREETLKHLDKDTLRKNKIRILAGLTRLRQICNHPALFVDDYKGSSAKFEQLLDILEECRSTGKRILIFSQFTKMLSIIGRELNRQAIPYFYLDGNTPSQERVELCDRFNEGEGDLFLISLKAGGTGLNLTGADTVILYDLWWNPAVEQQAADRAYRMGQKNTVQVIKLVAHGTIEEKMHELQESKKHLIAEVIEPGEEKLSSITEEEIRDILMI, from the coding sequence ATGAGTTTTACATTAAATAAATCGATTATTAAAGAAGTATGCGGAGAAACCTCATACAAAAGAGGCGAAGCTTATTATAAATCAAATAAAGTAATCGTGAATCATTATGATGAAACGAACGAAATTTGTGAGGCGACGGTAAAAGGGAATGAAGATTTTCATGTTACACTAGAAAAAGCTAAAAAAGGTGATGTAGTTGCGAGATGTAGTTGTCCTTCTTTAGCGTCTTTTCAAACGTACTGTCAACATGTTGCAGCCGTACTGATACAAATAAATGATAACCAGCAAACGGGTGGAATGGGCCCTGTTAGTAGCAGAAATGATCAATTAACAAACGGGATGTTTCAGTTGTTTGCAGACAAACCACTGCGGCCAAAGAGTAAACAACACCGTTTTGATACACGTGAAATATTAGATGTTGCATTTATATGTTCACCGGTAGCGACGAAAAGTGGTGGGGCCCTTCTTGGAATTCAGTTAAAACTTGCGCAAACATATTTTATAAATCATATTAGAGAATTTCTTTCTAAAGTGGAGAAAAGAGAGACTTTTCATTGTTCCAATGAATTTACATACACACCAGATGTACATAGTTTTAAACAAGAAACGGACGCGATTATACAACAACTCATTAAAATATATCATAATGAAAAAATGTATGAAGATGCGTTAGAAGTACATGCGAAACAAGATGAAAGTATGATATTTATACCGCCAGCTTCGTGGAGAGATATACTCTCTTTACTTTCTAAAGTGGAGCATGTACATCTGAAACAAAATGAGAAACTGTTTCACGGGTTACAAATTTCAAAAGGATTATTGCCATTACATTTTGAGTTTACGAAAGGCAATAATGGTGGGTTTACACTTCATATAGATGGCCTAAATCGTGTTCAAGTTATGGAAATGTATAACTATGCTCTTTACGATGGAAAATTATATCATTTACCTATGGAAGATTGTATGCGACTTATTGAATTGCAAAAGATGATGAGTCGCTCAAATAGCAATCAGTTTTATATTCCTGAAAATAAGATGGAACATTTCGTAGCGAAAGTTGTACCTGGATTAATGAAACTTGGAACGGTACGCATTGATGAAGTAATATCCGATCGTGTTGAAACGCCGTCTCTAAAAGCAAAGTTGTATTTAGATCGAGTGAAAAATCGTTTGTTAGCAGGTCTTGAATTTCATTATGGAAACGTCATGATCAATCCGCTAGAAGAAGACGGACAACCGTCTGTTTTTAATCGCGATGAGAAAAAGGAAAAAGAGATTTTAGACATTATGAGTGAAAGTGCCTTCGCAAAAACGGAAGGCGGTTATTTTATGCATAATGAAGAAGCGGAGTATAACTTTTTATATCATGTCGTTCCAACATTAAAAGGCTTAGTTGATATTTACGCGACAACAGCGATCAAATTACGCATTCATAAAGGGGATACAGCACCTCTTATTAGGGTGAGAAGGAAAGAAAGGATTGATTGGTTGTCATTTCGCTTTGATATAAAAGGAATACCGGAAGCGGAAATTAAAGGTGTATTAGTGGCTCTTGAAGAGAAACGTAAATATTACCGATTAGCGAATGGTTCTTTATTATCACTAGAGAGCAAAGAGTTTAATGAAATTAATCAGTTTGTAAAAGAATCAGGTATTCGAAAAGAATTTTTACATGGGGAAGAAGTGAATGTTCCACTTATTCGGAGTGTAAAATGGATGAACGGACTACACGAAGGTAATGTTTTAAGTTTAGATGAGTCTGTTCAAGATTTAGTTGAAAGCATTCAAAATCCGAAAAAGTTAAAGTTTACAGTATCGCCAACTTTACATGCTGTAATGAGAGAGTATCAAGTATATGGATTTGAGTGGATGAAAACACTTGCCTATTACCGTTTTGGCGGAATTTTAGCAGACGATATGGGACTTGGAAAAACGCTGCAAAGCATCGCTTTTATAGATTCTGTTTTGCCTGAAATTCGGGAGAAGAAGCTGCCTATATTAGTCGTCTCACCGTCCTCTCTCGTTTACAATTGGTTTAGTGAATTGAAAAAATTCGCCCCGCATATTAGAGCGGTTATTGCAGATGGAAATCAAACAGAACGACGAAAAATCTTAAAAAACGTAGCGGAATTTGATGTCGTCATTACGTCATATCCGTTACTGAGAAGAGATATAAGATCGTATGCGAGGCCATTTCATACACTATTTCTTGATGAAGCACAGGCGTTTAAAAATCCTACAACACAAACTGCAAGAGCAGTGAAAACAATTCAAGCTGAGTATCGTTTCGGCCTAACGGGAACGCCTGTCGAAAATTCATTAGAAGAGCTATGGTCTATTTTCCACGTCGTATTTCCAGAATTATTACCAGGAAGAAAAGAATTCGGTGATTTAAGACGAGAAGATATAGCGAAGCGCGTAAAACCTTTCGTATTAAGACGATTAAAAGAAGACGTATTACAGGAACTTCCAGATAAAATAGAGCACTTACAGTCATCGGAGTTATTACCAGATCAAAAGAGACTATATGCTGCTTATTTAGCGAAATTAAGGGAAGAAACGTTAAAACATTTAGATAAAGATACGTTACGTAAAAATAAAATTAGAATTTTAGCTGGTTTAACGAGATTACGACAAATTTGTAATCATCCCGCTTTATTCGTCGATGATTACAAGGGAAGTTCAGCTAAATTTGAGCAACTGTTAGACATACTAGAGGAATGCAGAAGTACTGGTAAGAGAATTTTAATTTTTTCTCAATTTACGAAGATGTTGTCCATTATTGGTCGTGAGTTAAATCGTCAAGCAATTCCATACTTTTATTTAGACGGAAATACACCTTCGCAAGAACGTGTAGAGCTATGTGACCGGTTTAACGAAGGGGAAGGGGATCTATTTCTCATTTCTTTAAAAGCTGGTGGTACAGGTCTTAACTTAACGGGTGCCGATACGGTTATATTGTATGATTTATGGTGGAATCCAGCTGTTGAACAACAAGCAGCAGATAGGGCATATCGAATGGGACAAAAAAATACGGTACAAGTTATTAAGTTAGTGGCTCACGGAACAATTGAGGAAAAAATGCATGAACTGCAAGAGAGTAAGAAACATTTAATCGCTGAAGTGATTGAGCCGGGAGAAGAGAAATTATCATCAATCACAGAGGAAGAAATTCGAGATATTTTAATGATCTAA
- the asnA gene encoding aspartate--ammonia ligase produces the protein MYQSLMTVRETQIAIKEVKTFFEDQLAKRLELFRVSAPLFVTKKSGLNDHLNGVERPIEFDMLHSGEELEIVHSLAKWKRFALHEYGYEAGEGLYTNMNAIRRDEELDATHSIYVDQWDWEKIVQKEWRTVDYLQKTVLTIYGIFKDLEDHLFEKYPFLGKYLPEEIVFITSQELEDKYPELTPKDREHAIAKEHGAVFIIGIGDALRSGEKHDGRAADYDDWKLNGDILFWHPVLQSSFELSSMGIRVDSKSLDEQLTKTGEDFKREYDFHKGILEDVLPLTIGGGIGQSRMCMYFLRKAHIGEVQSSVWPDDLREACKKENIHLF, from the coding sequence ATGTATCAATCATTAATGACAGTAAGAGAGACTCAAATCGCAATTAAGGAAGTTAAAACATTTTTCGAGGATCAATTAGCAAAACGACTTGAACTATTCCGTGTATCTGCACCATTATTCGTAACGAAAAAATCAGGACTAAACGATCACCTAAACGGTGTAGAACGTCCAATTGAATTTGATATGTTACATTCAGGAGAAGAATTAGAAATTGTTCACTCACTAGCGAAGTGGAAACGATTTGCACTGCATGAATATGGATATGAAGCTGGTGAAGGTTTATATACAAACATGAACGCGATTCGTCGTGATGAAGAACTTGATGCAACACATTCCATTTACGTTGACCAATGGGACTGGGAAAAAATTGTTCAAAAAGAATGGCGTACTGTAGATTACTTACAAAAAACAGTACTAACAATTTATGGAATATTCAAAGATTTAGAAGACCACTTATTTGAAAAGTATCCGTTCCTTGGAAAGTATTTACCAGAAGAAATTGTTTTCATCACTTCCCAAGAACTAGAAGATAAATATCCAGAATTAACGCCGAAAGATCGTGAACATGCAATTGCGAAAGAGCATGGTGCAGTCTTCATTATCGGAATTGGTGATGCACTTCGTTCAGGTGAAAAGCATGATGGACGCGCAGCTGACTATGATGATTGGAAATTAAACGGTGATATTTTATTCTGGCACCCAGTACTACAATCTTCATTTGAATTATCATCGATGGGAATTCGTGTTGATAGTAAATCACTTGATGAGCAGTTAACGAAAACAGGTGAAGACTTTAAACGTGAGTACGATTTCCATAAAGGTATTTTAGAAGACGTACTACCATTAACAATTGGCGGTGGTATCGGACAATCTAGAATGTGCATGTACTTCTTACGTAAAGCACATATCGGTGAAGTTCAATCTTCTGTATGGCCTGACGATTTACGTGAAGCTTGCAAGAAGGAAAACATTCATCTGTTTTAA
- a CDS encoding DUF3934 domain-containing protein, giving the protein MSKTKAKPKKGVGQGTGSKGWNRWQSSAKKKKAAKPYKSKGTKK; this is encoded by the coding sequence ATGAGTAAAACGAAAGCAAAACCGAAAAAAGGTGTAGGACAAGGTACAGGAAGTAAAGGATGGAACCGTTGGCAATCAAGCGCAAAGAAAAAGAAAGCTGCAAAACCATACAAAAGTAAAGGTACAAAGAAATAA
- a CDS encoding helix-turn-helix domain-containing protein, with amino-acid sequence MSLGQQLKKLRESKGFSQEDVAKKIGITRQAVHKWENDKSCPDIENLILLSEMYNVTLDELIKGNRNLKEKIHIDEDEDFEKENEFGFYIGFGLLIVSAFVDYEGIQEILLGIAIFMMVFYSDVKKVILNEFQSFFKRKDIYDKK; translated from the coding sequence ATGAGCTTAGGACAACAACTTAAAAAATTAAGAGAATCAAAAGGATTTTCACAAGAAGATGTTGCTAAAAAGATTGGTATAACGAGGCAAGCGGTGCATAAGTGGGAAAATGATAAAAGTTGCCCTGATATTGAAAATTTGATTTTATTGAGCGAAATGTATAACGTTACGCTCGATGAATTAATAAAAGGGAACCGAAATTTAAAAGAAAAAATACATATTGATGAAGATGAGGATTTTGAGAAAGAGAATGAGTTTGGTTTTTATATTGGATTTGGTTTGCTAATTGTGAGTGCTTTCGTTGATTATGAAGGAATACAAGAAATCTTATTAGGAATAGCAATATTTATGATGGTTTTTTACTCTGACGTGAAGAAAGTTATTTTGAATGAGTTCCAATCGTTTTTCAAAAGAAAAGATATATATGATAAGAAGTGA